TCATCTCAAATTCTAAAATAGTACTGAGCCTATTAATGATTTGCGGGGCTCTATTATTGGGCAACTCAGACCATAATATAGATGTCAGTGTTTTTTAATATCGGCAATGGCGGATATCAGTTGTGGTTTTTGGGCTCGTTGCAATGGTAAATATCGGCCGATATTGTGTGTTTTTTTCTGCCATATTATGCTATGACGGCGCCACAAAGCGGCCAGTGTGTAGTCCTACACTAAAGTTGTGGTATGATCTGATAGTGTTTATAAATGGGAGACATCTTTCACCTTACTAGCCGATTTGTGGGTCGTATAAGGAAATGGGAATGCATTAGTGAGGAAGTTAAAGGATAAGATAGTTAAATCTCGTATTAGGAAATGGGTTCTCTAATAGGCGTATTGGAGAACACATGTAGAAGTGTTGGCAAGGAGGATACCCCAGATGAGGGACAGTCCAATAATTAGAAATAGGGAGATGTTTGGCAAACCTATTGGGTGAACCGTTATGAAGTATTTGGAGTTCAGtgcttttttattataatatatatgttGATTCATGATAAGATATTACAGCCTTGTTTGATCCATCTAGTTATTTCCACCTGGTGGGAAATGGCTTTGGTGGatagtgttattgttgttgtatgCTGGGTTTTTTACTCTAGGCCCTTATTTTTGAAATCCCTTTGTTATtcgatttttatttatattatattaattgaaTCATTATTTGTAGAAGTGGAAGTCAttatttattatgtatttttttcAGGTGGCACCTGGTGTTAGCTTGAAGAGTCCTTTGGCAGTATCGGCATCACAGTCAGCGTCATCGCAAACATCTGTATGTATTTCTTGTTTTTATGACCTGAAAATGTTTCTTGAAGTCTTATGGAAAATTATAATTAAGGATATTTCAGATTTTTTATATGGGATTCTTTCTATTATGTAGTTAATTTTAATCTATGCTCCTGTCAGATATTTTGTTGCATAAATAACATGTAGCTTATCCCCTTTAGTTATATTATGATGGTAATGGTTATTGGTTTGCAATGATGATAAGTAGTGAATTCAAGTCGTTCTTTCTAGTAGGAAGGCTTTTCCTACTTTGCTTCAAGTAGTACTGAAATAGGAGCATGGTTGTGAAACTGGGATGCTTATCACCATGAGTGGTGATAAATAACTTGAGGCGTATAACATGAAAGGTTAATACACCTATGACACACAGAAAACTCTAACAAATTGATATTTTAATCTAATATTTGCAATATCCATCTTACACACGCACTAAATTTAAATGATTTCTGATGGCATATCGAATAATACACATTGaagattattattataaataatggaCTCAAGATTGCAGTCTCACCAAGTGCACTTGGTTGAATTATCATTTACCCGACTATCAGTCAAAGGGAAGAAAAGCTGCATTTTCATTAGTTGCTGTTTAAATAGATGGACATCATTGTTGTTCCCCTTTCTAGGAAACTGATTTTTAATCATTGGAATGCTTCTCTCCAGGAGCAAGCTGACGAGACAGCGTCTCAAGATAGCAATTCTGACATTGTGGCAAAAACTCCACCGCCTAAAAGTAGCGGAATCAGCTCTTCTGCTTCAACACCTACCGGGAACAATGCCACTCCTGCTTTTGCGAATGTTTCAGGTCATAACTTGTCCAGTTCTCCGGCTGCTGTGGTCCTTCCAGTCTCAAATTCTGTTCGAAATGTCTTGGAGAATGCTAATGTAAATCAGTTGGCCTCTACAAAGGAAGAAGATATTAACAGCTTCCCTAGCCGTAGGCCATCTCCTTCGCTTTCTGATGCAGCTCTTGTGCGGGGCAGAAACAGCTTGTCAAATCAAGCAACAGCCAGCATCCCTCTTGGTTCCGGAAACATGGTTTCTGGTAATGGAGCCTTTGGTTCACTCCCTTCAGCCTCAGAAATAACTAAGCGAAACATATTGGTAGCTGATGATAGACTTGGAAGTAGTGGAATGGTGCAACAACCTCTTGTATCACCGCTAAGCAATAGGTTGATCTTGCCTCAGGTTGGGAAGGCTAATGATGGAACTGCCTCTGTTGACTCTAGTACTGTTAATGAAGCTGCAGCTGTATCTGGGAGAGTTTTCTCCCCTTCTGTGGTTCCTGGTATGCAATGGAGGCCTGGAAGTCCTTTTCCGAATCAGAATGATGTGGTAAATTTTTGTCCTTAAACTTTCTTGTTTTTGCTTTAACTAGACATATGAACTTTTACATAGGTACCtacaaaaattaaattttctaTTGTTTCAACAAATTTAAGCTTTCATTTGCCTTTGTTAAAGTATAAAATGTATTTTACGGTATTCAATATGATATATAAATGCATTGATGGGTTTGAATGCTAATCAGACCACTACAAATAGTTTGGaaagtaatttattttttaggTTGAATGAAAGTATCATCCTATGTATTTCATTATCAATGTAAAGTTAATTCCATTGAAGGGATTTGTTCATTTTGAAATTCAGGGGCAGCTTCGTGGAAGAACTGAAATAGCTCCTGATCAAAGGGAAAAGTTTTTGCAGAAGTTTCAGCAAGTGCAACAACAAGGGCCCAGTACCCTTCTTAATATGCCTTCCCTTGTTGCAGGAAATCATAAGCAGTTTTCTTCCCAACAACAAAGTCCACTTTTGCAGCAGGTACTCTTTGCTTACTTGTtcttgtacagtttttcttctaTTTGAAATTCCATTATGGCCAAAATGCATCTATGTGCCCATcatgctctttctctcctctgtttcttcaaaataaatattttatcccTGTTCCTAACTATATCTTAAAAAATTTTGGTTAAGGCGTTGGCTTGTATCTTGAGTTATCTGGCCAATATATGCAATCACATTTCCTTTTGATATTGGTATAGTTCAATAGTTTTTGGCGTTACTGTTGTGGTTTTGGCGTTGGCTTGTATCTTTGAGTTAACTGCATGATAAATATTGCcacctccgtcccaaaatatcaTTAATGTTGCATTGTAAATGTAAAGTGACTTATAACTTGGGACAATTTTCTTTCCAAAgtgtcttataatttgggacggagggagtagtatATGGTATTGAGGTTCTCAAACATACCAAGGCTTTAAACCTTAAAGTTTTTACACTTCAGGACCCTTCTTCATTATCGTTCCATTTTCCTTTCTATATAAATTTAACCTTTCTAATTAATAGCTTTCTTTTCTTTGAAATGTTAATATACAACTCTATCTCATTACCTAAGAAATACAGGTACATGTTCCTATTCATTTCTGACGCTAGAAAATCATATTTGATGGCATATATCATATACTCTGTTAACTTGGTTCTAATAAGATTTTAGTTGGTTATTTTTTGTTAGAGTAATTACTGATTTGTTAGCAAGTTAAATCACAAAGTTAATAAATAAATACAGCCAATGTGCTGTATATCAGTAATGAGAAACAAACAATCCGGAATTTTATTTTGTCTCTTAAATATAGGTAATTGATCCCTAAATTGATGTTAAATCTAGGTGTTTCAGTCATTTGAATTTGTTAATTGGTCCCTAAGTGAAAAACACGGTCATCATCAATGACACTTCAGCAAAATTTCAACTgggatcaatttgaaaattatttgaatttgttAATTGGTCCCTAAGTGAAAAACACGGTCATCAATGACACTTCAGCAAAAATTCAACTGGGATcaatttgaaatttatttgaaattatagCGTGTCAAATTGAAAGGATTCGGAATTACTGGGGATCACAATTCCAGTGACTCCTATTTGCTGTGACCAATTGCATGATTAAGTGTAaattatttcaatattttgtttGACATGCCACAATATGTGCAGTTCAACTCTCAAGGCTCATCCGTTTCTTCACAATCTAGTATGGGACTTGGAGCCCAATCCCCGAATCTCGGTGGTATTTCTTCTGTCTCGCTACAGCAGCCCAACTCCTTACATTCCCCGTCTAGTCAACAAGCAATTCCAGGTGCTGCTAAAGATGCAGGTATCTTTTGCTTTGCTCTAATATATCCTAGATCATGTTTTTCTTTATAACTTTTCCTCTTTGGAccgttttttttccttttcacaTTTTGAAAAGGCCATGGCTAGAGTAGTATGGTTTTGTCTAGGCAGTTCCCAACTCTCCACACCTACATTATTCTGCTCTAATTGTTTAGCAAGCTgtacataataatttttttctcccTGTATTTCCTTTGTTTTCCAGAAAGAGAATATTATGAAAAGGAATATTAGAATATATATCATGCCGAGAAATCAAGTGATGTTTTTGTGAAAAAATCTCACTGTTCCTTCATGGTACTTTGTGTTTAAGGAGTCTCTATTTTGACTTCCCcactaaatgaataaataaataccCGAAATGTCAATATCATGTCATGAAGTGATTGTTTTCTATGAAGTCATTGAGGTCCATTAAGTCAATCGTTTTCTATGAAGTCATTGAGGTCCAGTAAGTCAATCAGGAATAAAATTTCTCGTAGTTGGTCTGAGTCAAGTTTAAAAATGACTTCAATGATAATTGAATCATCTGAAGTTCAATATGTGAACAATACATCTCTCACAAGAGTAcaataattgtttatatttttaatctAAGATTGGCATTATTACGAGATGGGTTATATTTCAAGTTTTGAACTGTGCAGATAAAATTGAAGAACAACAACATCAGAGTTTTCCTGACGAGACAACAACTGAATCTACTAGCACAGGGATTGGCAAGAATCTCAtagttgaagatgatttgaaatcaGCATATGCTGTAGAGTCACCTGTATGCCGATTAACTTGTGATCTCTTTATATTTTAAGATCTATCTTATCCACTTCATAACTTGCAGAAGCACATATTAATGTTTATTTCAAAGAATGTctgtatactatttttttttttaaatgctttaaGGAAATATAGAGCATATGCATTTGTAGAAGTTTTctatccccccccccccccccccccccccccctcttgttTTGGTTTTAGTGATGAACAAATTTAGCATTTAGTATATATGAAAACCAGATGACCAACTGTATATTAGTCCATATTTTAAGCTGGCGAGAGGCATGTGGCTATGGGATGTCAAATGTCTTAGACTTTCCTGATTTGCAGAtagaaaaatatgcattttgtttgaTCTGTGTGCACATGTGAATTCTGTTGATGATATTGATTGACTATTTGTTGTTTATGCTACAGGTAGGTGTATCTGCCTCTCTTCCTGAAGCTGCTCAAATTTCCAGAGATATTGATTTGTCTCCTGGTCAACCTTTACAATCAAATCAATCTGCTGGCCACCTTGGTGTCATTGGAAGAAGAAATGGTGTTGACCTTGGAGCCATTGGTGATAGCTTTAGTGCATCAAGTGTTACTTCTGGTGGAGTGCGCGATCAACTGTATAATTTACAAATGCTTGAGGCTGCACATTTTAAAGTTCCTCTAGCTAAAGACTCAGAACGTCCTAGAACCTATACTCCTGTATGGATTTtggtttatttattaaataatttattatatggTTGCCCATACCattaattttaatttcctttttgtTGTGGTTGTGTAGAGGCATCCAGCAATTACACCTCCTAGCTATCCACAAGTACAAGCGCCTATAGTTAACAACCCTGCCTTTTGGGAGAGATTAGGTCTTGAGGCATATGGCACTGACACCCTGTTCTTTGCATTTTATTATCAACAGGTACCTGAACGTGCTATgtgattaatattattattgttgttcagTCATGTGTACTACCTATATCCATTTTTTTCTGTAGAACACATACCAACAATATTTGGCTGCAAAGGAGCTAAAGAAGCAGTCTTGGAGATACCACCGAAAGTATAATACATGGTTTCAGCGGCATGAAGAGCCCAAAGTTGCTACAGATGATTTTGAGCAGGGAACATATGTGTACTTTGATTTTCATATTGCAAATGATGACCTGCAACATGGATGGTATGTTGAGTAaacattgttatttttattttcagcATAATTTTAGCGTGTATTTAATAAGATACTTTGCTGATTTTACACTTTTTCCCTTAGCTTTTCTATAACTTGGTGTGATGATTCAGGTGTCAAAGAATCAAGACTGAATTTACTTTCGAGTATAATTATCTTGAAGACGAGCTTCTTGTATAGACGACCCAATATGGTAACAATGTGTCTTCTTGGTTGTTGTATTTCTGTGTAAGTTTTAATGAATATTTTTCTACCAGATTGACAAGttatttttatcttccaagtctTGTCGAATAAGATGAAATGATACGCATAGGAGAAAAACATTTTATAACTGAACACTAGTTAGAACAAGTTTTGGGAAAAAAGTTTGGAAGTTGTCTAGTATAAAATGTTATTTTCTTCAATTCCGATGATTTTATGTAGTTTgtattttttgtcattttataGATCTTAGCTCTTCAGTTTAATTTTAAAACCGGCAGTAACTAGTATAGTCCAGTAAATGAATGGATTTTTTCCATGTTGGTGTTAGACACCAGGACACTTTGGGGGGATGTTTTTGCCACATAGGAAATGATACTTTGAGAACACATTCTGCTTATTCGTATATGAACTGGTTTGGTATCACTTATTAGAAATGATTTATGGtaatttacaaaaaaaagagAGATGATTCAGGTTAAGGCATTTACAGCGCCATTTGATCCATTTATCTGGTTCCACTATGTGGACAAGAGGGTGTGGTTATTGAAAGTGACGATCCTAGTTGTAATTGAAGGGTTATAACTTGTATAGCTTGATTTGTATTGTTGAagcatatttcttcatttgtTGTTTCTGTGTAAATTTGAAGTctacaattatatttatttggACGAATGTCAAACATTCAAAGAGTCCCAAAGTATAACTGATTTTCCATTAGTCATACATTTAGTCTTATATTTATTTGGAGGAATGTCAAACATTCAAAAAGTCCAAAAGTATAACTGATTTCCCATTTGTCATACATTTAGTCTATAAGATGCTTTTCAAAAACTGAGGCAAATAAATTGTTTCTTTTAAGAGATAACTCCAAGTGATCTTCTGTGTCTGAATGGCTCATTCTGGGACTTCCAAGCCACACTGTTTGCCAGTGTcatactatttaatttaattgatagaAGTCTTTTCTTATCACAAGCATTAGTGATGTGCTTGACAAAAACTCTGATGGTTTTTAATCATAGTCACTCATGTCTTTGCAGGTATTGCGAAATTTGTTTGGATTAAATGATAATTGTACAAGCAGGGCTTGTTAGGCTTTGCTGGGACTCTTGATACTTGAATTTTCTGTGTTAATTGTCCTAGGTTGGTAATTTCTATGTCAAAGGATTTAAACTATGGATGAATTTCCTCTTGACCTGTTCCTGTTTGAGCACGGGTGGGTTGGCCCAATCATCTTGTTTAGGAACATAAGTAGGAAACAACATAAGATCCTGAAGGTGTACTTGTATAGTATGTAACAAGATTTCTTGATATTTATGTTTTGATTAGATTAAATGTTTCATGTGCTTTGATTAAGGCTTTTTGCACCTTATAGACAAATGTTTATATTGTGTTTCTTTAATGTCGATTGATTCTAGTGTTAGTTTTAACAATGCATACACCTGAAGAAAAGAACGCCTGGCTCAAATGCGAAGTTGTAGGCAGTTAGTTCCTAGTAATACATCAGTTTCTAGTAATACTTGTAGCCATGTATGTGCTGTTTTAGTTCCTTTGGGGGTTTAGTTCTAGGCAGGTATGTGCTGTTTTAGTTCCATTGGGGGTTTAGTTCTAGGCAGTAAGTTCTTGCCACCAAAACTTCGTGACTGATACTTGATAGAGCAGCTTACCTAAAACGTGATTTATTAGTGATACTCCTGTCATAGAACAATGATGAGTGCTTCACCTGTTTCAACTCTTTAGAGCATTCACAATTTTTGGTGTTTCACCTAATAAGTACCTAACTAATTAGAAATCCTCATTGTTAATCAAATAATCTGAGTGCTTATAGAGTGTATGATGACAACGGATTGAATCACTCCACTTTTTTACTCCATTTTTTTTGGCAAATCCTGCTTAATCAaaatttattaaaacaaataattttggTGAAATATAATTATAAAGTTATTTGTGAAACTCATAGTAACTcttgtgaaattttttttttatttaaaaaaaacaaaaaaaacttaaatttcaaaaaaattacacagATATCCATGTTTGGGGGAGTCCTAAGTGTTGGAGCCATGGGGGATGGCGCCAATGTGTAAACATTTAAGCATATGCAGATATCCATGTTTGGGGGAGTCCTCCTAAGTGTAGGAGCCATGGGGGATGGCGCCAATGTGTAAACATTTAAGCATATGCGTTGTACTCATGTATAAATTTTGTGCATAGGAGTCATATGGGGTGGCTCATTTATTCACCATTATTCACACATTTTTTCACGTTCTCTCTCATTTCTTCTTCATGGCATCTAATCCTATTTTTAAGAGGCATGGTCATATTTGTTTCTCTGCTGGTAAACTCCCGATTAAGATAAAATTTTGGAACATCCATTTCATGGATAATCTCAAGAGGTCTTTGGTGCGCTGGTTAGACGGGGAGTTCAAAGATGGTGAAAGCATAAGAAAAATTCAAGGGCTTAGAACGACCACCTCAATTGTTACGGGTGAGAACCAGAACATTGGTAGGATGAAGGCAAAAATGACAATGATGTCTATGCCATGATGCATGGATCAAATGACATTGTTTTGATGGATGTGATATCTTAGATATGTTGTCGCCTTAAATGATTTTATGTTTTGTCTATGTTGTTGTTTCAGTCTTGTTTGCGTTTGTTTAGTTGTAAGAAATATGTTTAATGAATAAATAAAGTTCAGTTGATTTCTAAAAACATATTACAAAGAGTGCATACAATTATTGGGTGATGGAGGTTATTTCACGATTAGGACAATTATTTCGATTGGGTTCGACCTGACGATAATATGCTATGCTTCCTTTTCATTTTTTCAGCCgcatccatttcggttctaatacgcTTGCTGTTAAGGCGTCTCCTTTTCTTCCTTCACATCCACTCATTGCGCCAAACTACTTCCTATTCATATACAGACAAGTAATCCTCTTTTGCTATCACTGAAAGTTACCATATCATTTTTGGGCAAAAGCTATGAATATTGCTTGTTATATCGATAATATAGTTACCTTAATGACTGGAACAACAAATACTCTATATGAGTTATGGAAAGGAAGGAAACATACAGTTAAATACTTTCATGTTTTTGGAAGTAAGTGCTACACCTTGGCTGATTCtgaacaaagaagaaaaatggacCCCAAGAGTGACGAAGGGATATTTCTTGGCTACTCTACAAATAACAGAGCTTATAGAGTTTTTAATACTATAACTCAGGTTACGATGGAGTctataaatgttgtggttgatggcTCAAGCACACACATTAATCATAATGTTAAAGACAATGTTGGAGTATCCTTCTAGATGGACGATGAGTCAGAAAGTGTGGAAGAAGATGACACCAACGCTGAGACTACTGATGCTAAACTTGAGGACACTCAAGTCAATAAGGATCCTTTAATCAGAATTTagaaagatcatcctaaagaaCTTATTATAGGAAATATTAACCAAGGGATTACTACTAAATCAAGGGATGTTATTTCTAACTCTTGCTTTGTTTCTAAGATTGAACCCAAGAATTTAAAGGAAGTTCTAACTGATGAATTCTGGATcaatgccatgcaagaagaacttagtCAGTTTAAGAGGAATGAAGTTTGGGACTTAGTTCTTAGGCCTAGTGGAACTAATGTCATTGGTACAACGTGGGTGTACAAGAACAAATCCGATGAAAGTGGAGTTGTCACCATAAATAAGGCTAGACTCGTGGCACAAGGCTACACTCAGATTGAAGGAATAGATTTTGATGAGACTTTTGCTCCAATTGCTAGACTTGAATCCATCAGACTTTTGTTAGGAGTGGCTTGTTTATTAAAGTTTAAACTGTTTCAAATGGATGCGaaaagtgcctttttaaatgggtACTTACATGAAGAGATTTATATTGAACAACCAAAGGGATTCATTGATACTACTTATCCAGATCATGTGTTTAAGTTAAAAAAAGCTCTctatggtttgaagcaagctcctagagcttcgTATGAGGGGTTGGCATAATTTCTTGTCAACATTTGCTACAGGAAAAGAGGAATAAACAAGACCTTATTTGTTAAGAAGAAGGATGAAAAACTTATGATTGctcaaatatatatttatgaCATTTTGTTTGGAGGAATGTCAGACTAGGTGGTGGAACATTTTATCAAACAAATACAATCAGAATTTGAGATAAGTCTTGTTGGGGAATTGGCATATTTTCTTGGACTTCAAGTGAAACAAATGGATGACTCTAATTTCATTTGTAAAAGTAAGTATGCCAAGAATATAGTAAATAAGCTTGGTATGGGAAATACAAGTCACAAGAGGAAACTTGCTCCTACTCATTTGAAATTATCAAAGGATGAAAACGGTATTATTGTTGACCAAAACTTATACAGAAGTATGAGTTTGTTGTACCTTACAACTAGCAGACCTGATATCACATTTGTTGTGGGTGTGTGTACAAGATATCAAGCTGAGCAAAAAACAAGTCACATCAATCAAGTAAAAAGGATTTTTTAAGTACATCAATGGTACTAAAGACTATGATATGTTATACTCTCATGGTTCAAGATCCATGCTGGTAGGGTAATGTAATGTTGAGTAGGTTGGTAGTGCTGATGATAGAAAAATCACTTCTGATGGGTGTTTCTTCTTTGGAAATAATTTGATTGCCTGGTTTAGTAAGAAGAAGAACCGTGTTTCTTTGTCTACTGTTGAAGCTCAGAATATTGAAATCGGTAGTAGCTCTTCACAACTGATGTGAATGAAACAAATGTTGAAGGAATATAATGTCAAGCAAGATGTCATGATATTATACTGTGATAATCTGAGTGCTATCAGTATTTCAAAGAATCCTATTAAATACAGCAAAACCAAGCATATTGGCATTCATCATCATTTTActagagatcttgttgaagataTGGTGATTACTCTAGGGCATATAACCATTGAGAAACTGGCTGATATTTTCACCAAAGCTTTGGATGAAAATCAGTTTGAAAAGCTTAGAGGTGAGCTAGGCATATGCATTATTGAAGAGTTATAGAAATTACATATATGGA
The Vicia villosa cultivar HV-30 ecotype Madison, WI linkage group LG6, Vvil1.0, whole genome shotgun sequence genome window above contains:
- the LOC131609915 gene encoding uncharacterized protein LOC131609915 isoform X1, giving the protein MGASRKLQGEIDRVLKKVQEGVEVFDSIWNKVYDTDNANQKEKFEADLKKEIKKLQRYRDQIKTWIQSSEIKDKKVSAAYEQALVDARKLIEREMERFKICEKETKTKAFSKEGLGQQPKTDPREKAKSETRDWLNNVVGELESQIDNFEAELEGLTVKKGKNRPPRLTHLETSITRHKAHIKKCELVLRLLDNDELSPEQVNDVKDFLDDYVERNQEDFDEFDDVDELYISLPLDKVDTLEDLVTIPTSVAVAKTISSLPLDEGKILEDLTIPTGLAKVAPGVSLKSPLAVSASQSASSQTSEQADETASQDSNSDIVAKTPPPKSSGISSSASTPTGNNATPAFANVSGHNLSSSPAAVVLPVSNSVRNVLENANVNQLASTKEEDINSFPSRRPSPSLSDAALVRGRNSLSNQATASIPLGSGNMVSGNGAFGSLPSASEITKRNILVADDRLGSSGMVQQPLVSPLSNRLILPQVGKANDGTASVDSSTVNEAAAVSGRVFSPSVVPGMQWRPGSPFPNQNDVGQLRGRTEIAPDQREKFLQKFQQVQQQGPSTLLNMPSLVAGNHKQFSSQQQSPLLQQFNSQGSSVSSQSSMGLGAQSPNLGGISSVSLQQPNSLHSPSSQQAIPGAAKDADKIEEQQHQSFPDETTTESTSTGIGKNLIVEDDLKSAYAVESPVGVSASLPEAAQISRDIDLSPGQPLQSNQSAGHLGVIGRRNGVDLGAIGDSFSASSVTSGGVRDQLYNLQMLEAAHFKVPLAKDSERPRTYTPRHPAITPPSYPQVQAPIVNNPAFWERLGLEAYGTDTLFFAFYYQQNTYQQYLAAKELKKQSWRYHRKYNTWFQRHEEPKVATDDFEQGTYVYFDFHIANDDLQHGWCQRIKTEFTFEYNYLEDELLV
- the LOC131609915 gene encoding uncharacterized protein LOC131609915 isoform X2 → MGASRKLQGEIDRVLKKVQEGVEVFDSIWNKVYDTDNANQKEKFEADLKKEIKKLQRYRDQIKTWIQSSEIKDKKVSAAYEQALVDARKLIEREMERFKICEKETKTKAFSKEGLGQQPKTDPREKAKSETRDWLNNVVGELESQIDNFEAELEGLTVKKGKNRPPRLTHLETSITRHKAHIKKCELVLRLLDNDELSPEQVNDVKDFLDDYVERNQEDFDEFDDVDELYISLPLDKVDTLEDLVTIPTSVAVAKVAPGVSLKSPLAVSASQSASSQTSEQADETASQDSNSDIVAKTPPPKSSGISSSASTPTGNNATPAFANVSGHNLSSSPAAVVLPVSNSVRNVLENANVNQLASTKEEDINSFPSRRPSPSLSDAALVRGRNSLSNQATASIPLGSGNMVSGNGAFGSLPSASEITKRNILVADDRLGSSGMVQQPLVSPLSNRLILPQVGKANDGTASVDSSTVNEAAAVSGRVFSPSVVPGMQWRPGSPFPNQNDVGQLRGRTEIAPDQREKFLQKFQQVQQQGPSTLLNMPSLVAGNHKQFSSQQQSPLLQQFNSQGSSVSSQSSMGLGAQSPNLGGISSVSLQQPNSLHSPSSQQAIPGAAKDADKIEEQQHQSFPDETTTESTSTGIGKNLIVEDDLKSAYAVESPVGVSASLPEAAQISRDIDLSPGQPLQSNQSAGHLGVIGRRNGVDLGAIGDSFSASSVTSGGVRDQLYNLQMLEAAHFKVPLAKDSERPRTYTPRHPAITPPSYPQVQAPIVNNPAFWERLGLEAYGTDTLFFAFYYQQNTYQQYLAAKELKKQSWRYHRKYNTWFQRHEEPKVATDDFEQGTYVYFDFHIANDDLQHGWCQRIKTEFTFEYNYLEDELLV